In Oscillatoria acuminata PCC 6304, a single window of DNA contains:
- a CDS encoding phosphodiester glycosidase family protein: protein MVRKHPEIMLLSLLLHKGEGDRLIQRPDSQFSIPGKPRKRGPGFAVSVLGALALSLMGSPVGHATPVVSASVPEVMSTDSDLNPEFSPVAQGDRNRQIRQGTELSWNGQGRSLDWIAWSQDGNPAQIRYGVTETDLMQQMGVEFLDTDDARIQPVRWFSDPELQPLNLPVIWLQSRRYLDITPLVEQTGWQLREVGTILEVTSPGATVAGIEQQEQSWGDRIVLDLNGTPLFTVSSTPIEQTQEEDPDPDGVQGNRPPALPLQEFVITLDATLTPELLNARAVAKENLTTATNSPGERTIALTLGQTGFTGLMDTSGDRTTLRLQIPQMWRPRVWTDRNPNRLIIDIQPDVVTERNILWASGVRWRQQLIEVADNRFPVVWLELNHRNASNTLLKPITANSGLPGLAPLSQIADRLGANAAINAGFFNRNNQLPLGAIREDGRWLSSPILNRGAIAWNDSGSAIIGRLRLEETLTTGAGETLPILFLNSGYVQAGMSRYTPDWGETYTTLIDNENIVVVEGGRITQHLQGEKAGESTFAIPETGFLLTLRSFASALPRLPIGTSVLINRVTVPSYFEVFPHILGAGPVLVNNNWIVLDPEAEQFNQNFIEGKASRSAIGQTDDGRLVIAIVHHRTNGPGPTLTEMAQIMQQLGSVNALNLDGGGSTTLFLGGQLLEHPPRIIPRIHNGLGIFLQSE, encoded by the coding sequence GTGGTTCGCAAACACCCTGAAATCATGCTGCTGTCCTTACTCCTCCACAAGGGAGAAGGCGATCGCCTAATTCAACGTCCTGACTCCCAATTTTCTATCCCCGGCAAACCCCGGAAAAGGGGTCCGGGGTTTGCTGTTTCTGTGCTTGGTGCACTGGCCCTGTCTCTCATGGGGTCCCCAGTGGGCCATGCTACCCCGGTGGTTTCTGCCTCGGTTCCCGAGGTGATGTCAACAGATTCTGACCTAAACCCAGAATTCTCTCCGGTGGCACAAGGCGATCGCAACCGCCAGATCCGCCAGGGAACGGAACTGAGTTGGAATGGACAAGGGCGATCGCTGGATTGGATTGCCTGGTCCCAGGATGGGAATCCGGCCCAAATTCGCTACGGGGTTACTGAGACGGACCTGATGCAACAGATGGGGGTGGAGTTTTTAGATACCGATGATGCCCGAATTCAGCCCGTGCGTTGGTTCTCGGACCCGGAATTGCAACCGTTGAATCTCCCGGTGATTTGGCTTCAAAGCAGACGATATCTGGATATTACCCCCCTGGTAGAGCAAACGGGGTGGCAGTTGAGAGAGGTGGGAACAATATTGGAGGTGACCTCACCGGGGGCGACGGTGGCGGGGATTGAACAACAAGAACAATCCTGGGGCGATCGCATTGTTCTGGACCTCAATGGTACTCCTTTATTTACTGTCTCCTCCACCCCGATTGAACAGACTCAAGAGGAAGACCCGGATCCCGATGGCGTGCAAGGCAATCGTCCTCCTGCCTTGCCGCTACAAGAATTTGTGATTACCCTGGATGCTACCCTCACCCCAGAACTGCTCAATGCCAGGGCCGTCGCCAAGGAAAATCTCACTACCGCCACTAATTCCCCAGGGGAAAGAACCATTGCTTTAACCTTGGGACAAACTGGATTCACGGGATTAATGGATACAAGTGGCGATCGCACCACCTTGCGATTGCAGATTCCCCAGATGTGGCGACCCCGAGTCTGGACCGATCGCAATCCCAACCGCCTGATCATTGATATTCAACCCGATGTTGTCACAGAGCGTAACATCCTCTGGGCATCTGGAGTCCGGTGGCGACAGCAACTCATCGAAGTCGCCGACAATCGCTTTCCCGTCGTCTGGTTAGAACTTAACCATCGCAACGCCTCCAACACCTTACTCAAACCCATTACTGCTAATTCCGGTTTACCTGGACTGGCACCACTCAGTCAAATTGCTGATCGCCTCGGTGCCAATGCCGCCATTAACGCCGGATTTTTCAATCGCAACAATCAACTCCCCCTAGGTGCAATCCGCGAAGATGGCCGCTGGTTATCCAGTCCCATCCTCAACCGAGGGGCGATCGCCTGGAATGATTCCGGAAGTGCGATTATCGGACGTCTCCGGTTAGAGGAAACTCTCACGACTGGTGCGGGAGAAACCTTACCTATTTTATTTTTAAATAGTGGCTATGTCCAAGCGGGAATGTCTCGCTATACCCCAGATTGGGGAGAAACTTATACCACCTTAATTGATAACGAAAACATCGTCGTCGTTGAGGGGGGGAGAATCACCCAACACCTGCAAGGGGAAAAAGCCGGAGAAAGCACCTTTGCCATCCCAGAAACTGGATTTTTGCTCACCTTACGGTCCTTTGCCTCCGCCTTACCGAGACTCCCCATCGGCACCTCGGTCCTGATTAATCGGGTGACCGTTCCCTCCTATTTCGAGGTTTTTCCTCACATTTTAGGGGCTGGACCTGTGTTAGTCAACAATAATTGGATTGTGTTAGACCCGGAGGCGGAACAATTTAATCAAAACTTTATTGAAGGAAAAGCCTCGCGAAGTGCGATCGGTCAAACTGATGATGGTCGATTAGTAATTGCGATCGTCCACCACCGCACCAACGGACCCGGACCCACCCTCACCGAAATGGCCCAAATCATGCAACAGTTAGGGTCCGTCAACGCCCTAAACCTCGATGGCGGCGGTTCCACCACCCTCTTTCTAGGCGGTCAACTCCTAGAACATCCCCCCCGGATCATCCCCCGCATCCACAACGGATTAGGCATCTTTTTACAGTCAGAATAG